A portion of the Fulvia fulva chromosome 1, complete sequence genome contains these proteins:
- a CDS encoding V-type proton ATPase subunit B → MAPEEADPRMMSVTPRIRYNTIGGVNGPLVILENVKFPRFNEIVSLTLPDGTERSGQVLEARGNRAVVQVFEGTSGIDVKKTRVEFTGHNLKLGVSEDMLGRIFDGSGRAIDKGPKVLAEDYLDINGSPINPYNRVYPEEMIMTGISAIDTMNSIARGQKIPIFSSAGLPHNEIAAQICRQAGLVNQAAQQGVTNKGTHDGHEDNFSIVFGAMGVNLETARFFTKDFEENGSMERVSLFLNLANDPTIERIITPRLALTTAEYYAYQLEKHVLVILTDLSSYCDALREVSAAREEVPGRRGYPGYMYTDLSTIYERAGRVQGRNGSITQIPILTMPNEDITHPIPDLTGYITEGQIFVDRPLYNKGVYPPINVLPSLSRLMKSAIGEGHTRKDHSDVSNQLYAKYAIGRDAASMKAVVGEEALSNEDKLSLEFLEKFEKTYISQGAYEKRDIFDGLDQAWELLRIYPKELLNRIPKKVLDQYYQRQSKKGNKDTQDNSEEDQPKQNGEQQNGEQNLIDA, encoded by the exons ATGGCTCCCGAGGAGGCAGATCCGCGGATGATGAGCGTGACACCTCGCATACGCTACAACACCATTGGGGGTGTCAACGGCCCTCTGGTCATCTTGGAGAAT GTCAAATTCCCTCGATTCAACGAGATTGTCTCGTTGACGCTGCCCGATGGCACAGAAAGATCAGGACAGGTGCTCGAGGCAAGAG GCAACCGTGCTGTCGTGCAAGTCTTCGAGGGCACTTCTGGTATCGATGTCAAGAAG ACAAGAGTAGAGTTCACTGGCCACAACCTGAAGCTGGGAGTCTCGGAAGACATGCTTGGTCGCATCTTCGATGGATCTGGACGAGCTATCGACAAGGGACCCAAGGTGCTGGCCGAGGACTACCTCGACATCAACGGCTCTCCGATCAACCCATACAACCGTGTGTACCCAGAGGAGATGATTATGACCGGAATCTCGGCCATCGATACCATGAACTCCATCGCCCGTGGTCAGAAGATTCCCATATTCTCTTCCGCTGGTCTGCCCCACAACGAAATTGCTGCTCAGATCTGTAGACAGGCTGGACTGGTCAACCAAGCTGCTCAGCAAGGTGTCACGAACAAGGGAACACACGATGGCCACGAAGACAATTTCTCCATCGTTTTCGGTGCCATGGGTGTCAACTTGGAGACTGCCCGGTTTTTCACCAAGGACTTCGAAGAGAACGGCAGTATGGAGCGTGTGTCCCTCTTCCTGAATCTGGCCAACGACCCGACCATCGAGCGCATCATCACACCACGTCTTGCTCTTACGACAGCGGAATACTACGCGTACCAATTGGAGAAGCACGTCTTGGTTATCCTCACAGATCTCTCTTCATACTGCGATGCGCTTCGTGAGGTGTCTGCAGCACGAGAAGAAGTGCCAGGTCGCCGTGGATATCCAGGTTACATGTACACTGATTTGTCCACCATCTACGAGCGTGCTGGCCGAGTGCAAGGACGAAACGGCTCCATCACACAAATCCCCATCCTGACCATGCCGAACGAGG ACATCACTCATCCCATTCCCGATCTTACTGGCTATATCACGGAGGGTCAAATCTTCGTTGACCGACCTCTGTACAACAAGGGTGTTTACCCACCTATCAACGTGCTGCCCTCGCTATCCCGACTGATGAAATCCGCCATCGGTGAAGGCCACACACGAAAAGATCACTCGGATGTCTCCAATCAACTTTACGCCAAGTACGCCATCGGTCGCGACGCTGCTAGCATGAAAGCAGTCGTTGGAGAGGAAGCACTCTCCAACGAAGACAAGCTTTCTCTTGAGTTCCTCGAGAAATTCGAGAAGACATACATCTCGCAAGGTGCATACGAGAAGCGAGACATCTTCGACGGCCTGGACCAAGCATGGGAATTGCTCCGAATCTACCCCAAGGAGTTGCTCAACCGTATTCCAAAGAAGGTCCTGGACCAGTACTACCAGAGGCAGTCAAAGAAGGGCAACAAGGACACGCAAGATAACTCGGAGGAGGATCAGCCGAAGCAAAATGGCGAGCAGCAGAACGGCGAGCAGAATCTTATCGATGCATAG
- a CDS encoding Alpha-ketoglutarate-dependent sulfonate dioxygenase, whose product MAPALIEVPVADRSLDKSAEEAWSKDKRQGAQYKEAFQQGAATTKYDVELYGTENHAPAKYPNYLPYWDDYKWPALEPFDAVEHGKDADPSFPNLLTGGAVSVKELTANIGAEVTGIQLSKLNNAGKDELARFVAERKVVAFRDQDFADLPIQDALEFAEYYGPSHIHPASGAPKGFPKVHLVHRSASDTTAADYFQERTNSITWHSDVTYEIQPPGTTFLYLLDGPTSGGDTLFANMAEAYRRLSPEFQRRLHGLKAVHSGHQQAAAALARGSVVRRDPVSNVHPLVRTHPVTGEKALFVNPQFTKHIINYKKEESDFLLKFLFDHIALGADFQARMKWEPNTVIVWDNRVTAHSAILDWQDGQRRHLARLTPQAERPFETPFEG is encoded by the exons ATGGCTCCAGCACTTATCGAGGTCCCAGTGGCGGACAGATCACTCGACAAATCGGCCGAGGAAGCCTGGTCTAAAGACAAGCGTCAGGGCGCACAGTACAAGGAGGCGTTCCAACAGGGTGCTGCCACCACCAAGTACGACGTTGAGCTGTATGGTACGGAAAATCACGCGCCTGCGAAGTACCCAAACTATTTGCCATACTGGGACGATTACAAGTGGCCTGCGCTGGAGCCATTTGATGCAGTCGAACATGGCAAGGACGCTGATCCATCTTTCCCGAATCTGTTGACTGGCGGCGCTGTCAGTGTCAAGGAACTGACAGCCAACATTGGTGCTGAGGTGACAGGTATCCAGCTCAGTAAACTCAACAATGCCGGGAAGGATGAGCTCGCGCGCTTCGTGGCAGAGCGCAAGGTCGTGGCATTCAGAGACCAGGACTTTGCTGATCTGCCGATCCAAGACGCGTTGGAGTTCGCTGAGTATTACGGTCCTTCGCACATCCACCCGGCGTCCGGAGCGCCCAAAGGATTTCCAAAGGTCCATCTGGTGCATAGGAGCGCAAGCGACACCACTGCTGCCGACTATTTCCAGGAGCGGACGAATTCGATCACCTGGCACTCCGATGTTACGTATGAG ATCCAGCCACCAGGCACCACATTTCTCTACCTGCTCGATGGACCAACATCAGGAGGCGATACGCTCTTCGCAAATATGGCGGAGGCCTACAGGCGGCTCTCTCCTGAATTCCAGCGACGCCTCCATGGGCTGAAAGCCGTTCACTCTGGCCACCAGCAAGCAGCGGCCGCGTTGGCACGCGGGTCCGTCGTCCGTCGTGATCCCGTGTCCAACGTGCATCCTCTCGTGAGAACGCATCCAGTAACGGGCGAGAAAGCGCTTTTTGTTAATCCACAGTTCACAAAACATATCATTAACTACAAGAAAGAAGAAAGCGATTTCCTGCTGAAGTTCCTGTTCGACCACATCGCGCTCGGTGCTGATTTCCAGGCGCGTATGAAGTGGGAGCCGAACACGGTCATCGTATGGGACAACAGAGTGACGGCCCACTCAGCCATCCTTGACTGGCAGGATGGTCAACGTCGCCACCTCGCCCGATTGACACCACAAGCTGAGCGACCTTTCGAAACGCCCTTTGAGGGATAG
- a CDS encoding N amino acid transport system protein codes for MARGLGGNEKTMDTDDTKPDFGGNGYYGHFSPEATEEGGMRAASRQMSRIDQPRTKSISQSAGGRGFDDSDSDVVDSVAKQMEMEAGNEIQYRTCSWQKTAALLFSEYICLAIMSFPYSYSVLGLVPGLILTVVVAGMVLYTSLIVWEFCLRHPEVKDVCDVGQVIFWGKKWAWWFTAVMFLLNNTFIQGFHCLTGSKYLNTMTNHGVCTIGFSAIVAVISWVCSLPRTFSTLAKLAGLSAFFTLVSVLLATIFAGIEDHPGAGWPSKGAPIVLAVPAAGTGFVAGMNAFMNISYTFIGQITIPSFIAEMKEPKDFPKALWAVTIAEVILFSLVGSIIYAYTGTNYNTAPAFGSLGNEVYLKVSFSFMIPTIIFLGVLYASVSSRFVFFRLFAGTRHMTSNTLIGWVGWGSILAVTWLFAFIIAEVIPFFSDLLSLMSSLFDSFFGFIFWGVAYLRMRNADYGPGFYKTRGIRGIVGFVVNIILIGIGFLFLGGGTYASVQSIVDGYESDGFGGPFTCDSNGL; via the exons ATGGCACGCGGTCTCGGTGGCAACGAAAAGACAATGGACACAGACGATACGAAGCCGGATTTTGGAGGCAATGGCTACTACGGCCACTTCTCGCCCGAGGCTACCGAAGAAGGTGGCATGAGAGCTGCTTCCCGGCAGATGAGTAGGATCGATCAGCCCAGGACGAAGTCTATATCGCAGTCTGCGGGTGGACGAGGCTTCGATGATAGTGATTCGGACGTGGTAGACTCTGTCGCCAAGCAGATGGAAATGGAGGCTGGAAATGAGATCCAGTACAGGACCTGCAGTTGGCAGAAG ACTGCAGCATTGCTATTCTCCGAGTACATCTGCCTGGCCATCATGTCATTTCCGTACTCCTACTCCGTACTTGGCCTGGTGCCGGGCCTGATCCTGACAGTGGTCGTGGCTGGTATGGTGCTCTACACATCACTGATTGTTTG GGAGTTCTGTCTCCGCCATCCTGAAGTCAAGGACGTGTGTGATGTCGGTCAAGTAATTTTCTGGGGCAAGAAGTGGGCGTGGTGGTTCACTGCGGTCATGTTCTTGCTGAATAACACTTTCATCCAAGGCTTCCACTGCCTGACAGGGTCGAAATACCTCAACACCATGACCAATCATGGCGTTTGCACTATTGGCTTCAGCGCCATCGTCGCCGTGATCTCCTGGGTCTGCTCCCTACCCCGGACTTTCAGCACACTTGCGAAGCTGGCGGGTCTATCGGCCTTCTTCACCCTCGTCTCCGTACTCTTGGCCACCATCTTCGCTGGTATCGAAGATCATCCCGGTGCAGGCTGGCCATCCAAGGGCGCCCCAATTGTGCTTGCGGTTCCGGCTGCGGGCACTGGCTTTGTCGCTGGCATGAATGCATTCATGAACATCAGTTATACCTTTATTGGTCAAATCACGATCCCATCCTTCATTGCGGAAATGAAGGAGCCAAAGGACTTCCCAAAGGCGCTGTGGGCCGTCACGATTGCTGAGGTCATCCTTTTCTCCCTGGTGGGCTCTATCATTTACGCGTACACTGGCACGAATTACAACACGGCACCAGCATTCGGCTCCTTGGGTAATGAGGTCTATCTCAAGGTTAGCTTCAGCTTCATGATCCCAACCATCATCTTCCTGGGCGTCCTTTACGCATCGGTCTCGTCACGGTTCGTGTTCTTCCGCCTGTTTGCTGGAACAAGGCACATGACTAGCAATACACTCATTGGATGGGTCGGCTGGGGCTCCATCCTCGCCGTGACTTGGCTCTTCGCCTTCATCATCGCTGAAGTGATTCCGTTCTTCAGTGATTTGCTCTCCCTTATGAGCTCCCTCTTCGACAGCTTTTTTGGGTTCATATTCTGGGGTGTTGCGTACTTGCGAATGAGGAATGCAGACTACGGCCCTGGCTTCTACAAGACAAGAGGTATTCGCGGTATTGTAGGATTCGTGGTGAACATCATTCTGATCGGAATCGGGTTCTTGTTCTTGGGAGGAGGAACATATGCATCAGTGCAGAGCATCGTTGATGGTTACGAGTCGGATGGGTTCGGTGGACCATTCACATGTGATAGCAATGGGCTATGA
- a CDS encoding Phosphatidyl-N-methylethanolamine N-methyltransferase — translation MASLTDYVNVSEPSFLIAAACIVFNPTFWNVAARTEYSSKTITKLAGGNPYYGCYILAVTIFTIGLIRDALYERALRAQPSHPALLGFVSQGLAVGLVASGNTLVLSSMWALGITGTYLGDYFGILMDHMVTGFPFNVTGSPMYYGSFMSFLGTALWYGKPAGIVLSFLVLVVYQIALSFEDPFTAGIYAKRDREQKAGKKSS, via the exons ATGGCCTCTCTAACAGACTACGTTAACGTCAGCGAGCCGAGCTTTCTCA TCGCCGCAGCATGCATCGTCTTCAACCCAACCTTCTGGAACGTTGCAGCACGGACGGAGTATAGCAGCAAGACTATCACCAAGCTTGCTGGAGGGAACCCATACTATGGCTGCTACATCCTCGCCGTCACCATCTTCACAATCGGTCTGATCCGGGATGCATTGTACGAGCGTGCATTACGCGCTCAACCTTCACACCCTGCCCTCTTAGGCTTCGTGTCTCAAGGCCTGGCAGTTGGTCTCGTCGCCAGCGGCAATACCCTCGTCCTCAGCAGTATGTGGGCGCTGGGCATCACAGGTACTTACCTCGGCGACTACTTCGGCATCCTTATGGACCATATGGTCACCGGCTTTCCCTTCAACGTCACAGGCTCGCCGATGTACTATGGCAGTTTCATGAGCTTCCTTGGAACAGCATTATGGTATGGCAAGCCAGCGGGCATCGTGCTTAGCTTCCTGGTTCTTGTCGTCTACCAGATTGCCTTGAGCTTCGAGGACCCGTTCACGGCTGGGATATATGCGAAGAGGGACCGGGAGCAGAAAGCGGGCAAGAAGAGTTCGTGA